A genome region from Setaria italica strain Yugu1 chromosome III, Setaria_italica_v2.0, whole genome shotgun sequence includes the following:
- the LOC101755372 gene encoding uncharacterized protein DDB_G0290685: MWVLRSLLRAASPSLRRSSGRLAASGEAVAAAADLATPSAWLLASGAGADGVWRRAMSTKGRSMRSKVEKRMARETGRTQRELRRAVKLRKKLMTEDEKLIYNLRRAKKKVALLLQKLKKYELPELPAPRHDPELLTAEQLQAYKKIGFRNRNYVPVGVRGVFGGVVQNMHMHWKFHETVQVCCDNFPKEKIKEMAAMLTRLSGGIVINIHNTKTIIMFRGRNYRQPKNLIPFNTLTKRKALFKARFEQALESQKLNIKKIETQLRRKGINPEDPVAMASIQRVASTFFRAIDEQQGTPYVFRGDTDHSAGTTEIKEPHDQPSEDSDQEELDRFISEIESAAEKQWEEEEAAEKEESSRMRYLERDEVGERRGFNRSYENSDYEDRGQGRYRRENNNKRTSDARRWDDDSEVEASGEEWDSGDDGDDRNVLGFDNDRDSPDEHPRRFESMRNGKSRSSGREDFVPRGEVGERRAFNSRYDNSDVQDRGQGRYRRDNNKRTSGARKWDDDSEIDASGEEWDSGDDTDNFLGFNNDSGAPDDHPQRFKSTRNEKSRSSGRQNSIPGGFRSSNWTPGNSLAASDSTTFRDSNDDGLGTEDDDLWDSDYKGGETNSRAPKVNFPNFHSSSDEGSNDDFKHGDSIGKTKKNTDESWDSD; the protein is encoded by the exons ATGTGGGTTCTCCGGAGCCTCCTCCGGGCAGCATCGCCGTCGCTCCGCCGCAG CTCCGGGCGCCTCGCCGCGAGTGGggaggcggtggccgcggccgcggactTGGCTACGCCGTCCGCGTGGTTGCTGGCGTCGGGAGCAGGAGCAGACGGCGTGTGGCGGCGGGCGATGTCGACCAAGGGGAGGAGCATGCGGAGCAAGGTGGAGAAGCGGATGGCCAGGGAGACGGGCCGCACCCAGCGGGAGCTCCGCCGCGCCGTCAAGCTCCGGAAGAAGCTCATGACTGAGGACGAGAAGCTCATCTACAACCTGCGCAGG GCCAAGAAAAAAGTTGCTTTGCTTCTACAAAAGCTCAAGAAGTATGAGCTACCAGAATTACCAGCTCCTCGTCATGATCCTGAGCTGTTAACAGCTGAGCAACTACAAGCTTACAAGAAGATCGGATTCAGAAATAGAAACTATGTACCTGTTGGAGTTCGTGGAGTCTTTGGAGGTGTTGTTCAAAACATGCATATGCATTGGAAATTCCATGAGACAGTGCAAGTTTGTTGTGACAACTTTCCAAAGGAAAAAATTAAGGAAATGGCAGCAATGCTGACAAGATTAAGTGGTGGAATAGTGATCAACATTCATAACACTAAAACAATCATCATGTTTCGAGGAAGAAACTACCGTCAACCGAAGAACCTTATACCTTTCAACACACTTACCAAAAGGAAG GCTTTATTCAAGGCAAGATTTGAGCAAGCACTTGAATCACAGAAATTAAACATCAAGAAAATAGAGACACAACTCCGTCGCAAGGGTATCAATCCAGAGGACCCAGTTGCTATGGCCAGCATCCAACGTGTTGCCTCTACATTCTTCCGAGCCATAGATGAGCAGCAAGGTACTCCCTATGTTTTCCGCGGGGATACAGACCATTCTGCTGGGACTACTGAAATAAAAGAACCACATGATCAACCATCTGAAGATAGTGACCAGGAGGAGCTTGACCGGTTCATTTCAGAAATAGAAAGTGCAGCAGAGAAGCaatgggaggaagaagaggcagcAGAGAAAGAAGAATCTTCAAGAATGCGGTATTTGGAGAGAGATGAGGTGGGTGAGCGGAGGGGTTTCAATAGAAGTTATGAAAACTCAGATTATGAGGATAGAGGGCAGGGAAGATATAGGAGAGAGAATAACAACAAAAGGACATCAGATGCAAGGAGGTGGGATGATGATAGCGAGGTCGAGGCATCAGGTGAGGAATGGGACTCtggtgatgatggtgatgaCAGGAATGTTCTGGGCTTCGACAATGATAGAGATTCTCCTGATGAGCATCCTCGACGATTTGAAAGCATGAGGAATGGGAAGAGCAGATCCAGTGGCAGGGAGGATTTTGTTCCTAGGGGAGAAGTGGGTGAGAGGAGGGCTTTCAATAGTAGATATGACAACTCAGATGTTCAGGATAGAGGCCAGGGAAGATATAGGAGAGATAACAACAAAAGAACATCAGGTGCAAGGAAGTGGGATGATGATAGTGAGATTGATGCTTCCGGTGAAGAATGGGACTCTGGTGATGACACGGATAATTTTCTTGGATTCAACAATGATAGTGGTGCGCCTGATGACCATCCTCAACGATTCAAAAGTACGAGGAATGAGAAGAGCAGATCCAGTGGCAGGCAGAATTCTATTCCTGGGGGATTCAGAAGTTCTAATTGGACCCCAGGAAATTCATTAGCTGCTTCTGATAGCACTACATTCAGAGACAGTAATGATGATGGGCTAGGCACTGAAGATGATGACTTGTGGGATTCAGATTATAAAGGGGGAGAAACGAACTCAAGAGCCCCAAAGGTGAATTTCCCAAATTTCCACAGCAGTAGCGACGAGGGCAGCAATGACGACTTTAAACACGGTGACAGTATTGGTAAAACGAAGAAAAATACCGACGAAAGTTGGGACAGTGACTGA
- the LOC101755780 gene encoding VIN3-like protein 1 isoform X2 has protein sequence MPKTPPVEASKNIELQKQSAPNLAVTNGHASTKGVVNGERPIKDVKRTSTWICKNLACKAARPSEDSFCKRCSCCICHKFDDNKDPSLWLVCSSENDSKNCCGSSCHIECAFRHKRVGCFDLEQIIHLDGSYSCASCGKISGILGYWKRQLVIGKDARRVDNLCQRIYLSYRLLEGTSHFKELHAIVEDAKARLESEVGPLDGMSAKNARGIVSRFSAGIDVQKLCSTAIQRADEWLSSPDLHLRDSLPAACRFKFVDITPSSLVVILKETSSSDTIKGYQLWYWNSREQPSAEKPVIVPKDERKILVFNLSPCTEYSFRVISFTEDGVLGHSESRCRTNSKEIFFKRATQNAGGTHTQKRDRSQSFKSTGFSIQGLWKRMQETWGEEGSFEGLCEDTHEGSWSRSATDTELSGACRKLHFNASSVPDLNVGVPVAMDYTTAKHYHSKKGLVRSNDSGDSETCAVGRSAEPPAVESRPVGKVNSAHIDRCEQNGASAICHKKQLSGTTRQLDGDYEHCVKVIRQLECDGHIENGFRMKFLTWYSLRSTDQERRAVTTFIKTLSEEPSSLAEQLIDSFGEIINCKKARTGYCNKLWH, from the exons ATGCCCAAAACACCTCCAGTTGAAGCAAGCAAGAACATTGAATTGCAGAAACAATCTGCACCAAACTTAGCAGTGACAAATGGACATGCTAGTACGAAGGGAGTGGTCAATGGAGAACGCCCTATCAAGGATGTGAAACGCACTAGCACTTGGATCTGCAAAAATCTAGCATGTAAAGCTGCTAGACCATCAGAAGATTCCTTCTGCAAGAGGTGCTCATGTTGTATTTGTCACAAGTTTGATGACAACAAGGATCCTAGTCTATGGTTAGTTTGTTCATCTGAAAATGACAGCAAGAATTGCTGTGGCTCTTCTTGCCATATTGAATGTGCTTTCCGACACAAAAGGGTAGGCTGCTTTGATCTGGAGCAAATTATACATCTCGATGGGAGTTATTCTTGTGCTTCATGTGGAAAGATTTCTGGAATACTAGG ATATTGGAAAAGGCAATTAGTAATTGGCAAAGATGCTCGCCGAGTTGATAATCTATGCCAACGCATTTATTTGAGCTATAGGCTATTGGAGGGAACTAGCCATTTTAAAGAACTGCATGCCATTGTCGAAGATGCAAAAGCAAGATTGGAAAGTGAGGTCGGCCCACTTGATGGAATGTCAGCAAAGAATGCACGTGGTATTGTAAGCAGGTTCTCAGCTGGTATTGATGTGCAGAAACTATGCTCTACAGCAATTCAAAGAGCTGATGAGTGGTTGAGTTCTCCTGACCTGCATCTTCGAG ATTCATTACCTGCTGCCTGTAGATTCAAATTTGTGGACATAACACCTTCTTCACTTGTTGTCATTTTAAAAGAAACCTCGTCATCTGACACAATCAAAGGTTATCAGCTATGGTACTGGAATAGCAGAGAGCAACCAAGTGCGGAAAAGCCTGTTATTGTGCCCAAAGATGAAAGGAAAATATTGGTTTTTAACCTTTCCCCATGCACAGAGTATTCTTTCAGAGTTATATCATTCACTGAGGATGGGGTACTTGGCCATTCAGAATCCAGGTGTCGTACCAATAGCAAGGAGATATTTTTCAAGCGTGCCACACAGAATGCAGGAGGCACGCATACACAAAAAAGAGACAGGAGCCAGTCTTTTAAGTCAACTGGATTCAGTATTCAAGGTCTTTGGAAGAGGATGCAGGAGACTTGGGGCGAAGAAGGCTCTTTTGAAGGGTTGTGTGAAGACACACATGAAGGTTCATGGAGCAGAAGTGCCACAGACACAGAGTTATCTGGTGCTTGTCGCAAACTTCATTTCAACGCGTCTTCTGTTCCTGACCTAAACGTTGGGGTGCCTGTGGCCATGGACTACACCACTGCGAAGCATTATCATTCAAAGAAGGGACTTGTAAGATCAAATGACAGTGGTGACTCTGAAACGTGTGCAGTTGGCCGGAGTGCAGAACCACCTGCTGTTGAATCTCGGCCAGTAGGCAAGGTGAATAGCGCACACATTGATAGATGTGAGCAGAATGGTGCTTCTGCTATTTGCCATAAAAAACAGCTTTCTGGAACGACAAGGCAGTTGGATGGGGATTATGAGCATTGTGTGAAGGTAATTAGGCAGCTGGAGTGTGATGGACACATTGAGAATGGTTTCAGGATGAAGTTCTTGACTTGGTATAGTCTAAGATCGACAGACCAGGAGCGTAGGGCTGTGACCACATTCATCAAGACACTAAGTGAAGAACCAAGCAGCCTGGCTGAGCAGCTCATCGATTCTTTCGGGGAAATCATAAACTGCAAGAAGGCGAGAACCGGTTACTGCAACAAGCTATGGCATTAG
- the LOC101755780 gene encoding VIN3-like protein 1 isoform X1 produces MPKTPPVEASKNIELQKQSAPNLAVTNGHASTKGVVNGERPIKDVKRTSTWICKNLACKAARPSEDSFCKRCSCCICHKFDDNKDPSLWLVCSSENDSKNCCGSSCHIECAFRHKRVGCFDLEQIIHLDGSYSCASCGKISGILGRYWKRQLVIGKDARRVDNLCQRIYLSYRLLEGTSHFKELHAIVEDAKARLESEVGPLDGMSAKNARGIVSRFSAGIDVQKLCSTAIQRADEWLSSPDLHLRDSLPAACRFKFVDITPSSLVVILKETSSSDTIKGYQLWYWNSREQPSAEKPVIVPKDERKILVFNLSPCTEYSFRVISFTEDGVLGHSESRCRTNSKEIFFKRATQNAGGTHTQKRDRSQSFKSTGFSIQGLWKRMQETWGEEGSFEGLCEDTHEGSWSRSATDTELSGACRKLHFNASSVPDLNVGVPVAMDYTTAKHYHSKKGLVRSNDSGDSETCAVGRSAEPPAVESRPVGKVNSAHIDRCEQNGASAICHKKQLSGTTRQLDGDYEHCVKVIRQLECDGHIENGFRMKFLTWYSLRSTDQERRAVTTFIKTLSEEPSSLAEQLIDSFGEIINCKKARTGYCNKLWH; encoded by the exons ATGCCCAAAACACCTCCAGTTGAAGCAAGCAAGAACATTGAATTGCAGAAACAATCTGCACCAAACTTAGCAGTGACAAATGGACATGCTAGTACGAAGGGAGTGGTCAATGGAGAACGCCCTATCAAGGATGTGAAACGCACTAGCACTTGGATCTGCAAAAATCTAGCATGTAAAGCTGCTAGACCATCAGAAGATTCCTTCTGCAAGAGGTGCTCATGTTGTATTTGTCACAAGTTTGATGACAACAAGGATCCTAGTCTATGGTTAGTTTGTTCATCTGAAAATGACAGCAAGAATTGCTGTGGCTCTTCTTGCCATATTGAATGTGCTTTCCGACACAAAAGGGTAGGCTGCTTTGATCTGGAGCAAATTATACATCTCGATGGGAGTTATTCTTGTGCTTCATGTGGAAAGATTTCTGGAATACTAGG CAGATATTGGAAAAGGCAATTAGTAATTGGCAAAGATGCTCGCCGAGTTGATAATCTATGCCAACGCATTTATTTGAGCTATAGGCTATTGGAGGGAACTAGCCATTTTAAAGAACTGCATGCCATTGTCGAAGATGCAAAAGCAAGATTGGAAAGTGAGGTCGGCCCACTTGATGGAATGTCAGCAAAGAATGCACGTGGTATTGTAAGCAGGTTCTCAGCTGGTATTGATGTGCAGAAACTATGCTCTACAGCAATTCAAAGAGCTGATGAGTGGTTGAGTTCTCCTGACCTGCATCTTCGAG ATTCATTACCTGCTGCCTGTAGATTCAAATTTGTGGACATAACACCTTCTTCACTTGTTGTCATTTTAAAAGAAACCTCGTCATCTGACACAATCAAAGGTTATCAGCTATGGTACTGGAATAGCAGAGAGCAACCAAGTGCGGAAAAGCCTGTTATTGTGCCCAAAGATGAAAGGAAAATATTGGTTTTTAACCTTTCCCCATGCACAGAGTATTCTTTCAGAGTTATATCATTCACTGAGGATGGGGTACTTGGCCATTCAGAATCCAGGTGTCGTACCAATAGCAAGGAGATATTTTTCAAGCGTGCCACACAGAATGCAGGAGGCACGCATACACAAAAAAGAGACAGGAGCCAGTCTTTTAAGTCAACTGGATTCAGTATTCAAGGTCTTTGGAAGAGGATGCAGGAGACTTGGGGCGAAGAAGGCTCTTTTGAAGGGTTGTGTGAAGACACACATGAAGGTTCATGGAGCAGAAGTGCCACAGACACAGAGTTATCTGGTGCTTGTCGCAAACTTCATTTCAACGCGTCTTCTGTTCCTGACCTAAACGTTGGGGTGCCTGTGGCCATGGACTACACCACTGCGAAGCATTATCATTCAAAGAAGGGACTTGTAAGATCAAATGACAGTGGTGACTCTGAAACGTGTGCAGTTGGCCGGAGTGCAGAACCACCTGCTGTTGAATCTCGGCCAGTAGGCAAGGTGAATAGCGCACACATTGATAGATGTGAGCAGAATGGTGCTTCTGCTATTTGCCATAAAAAACAGCTTTCTGGAACGACAAGGCAGTTGGATGGGGATTATGAGCATTGTGTGAAGGTAATTAGGCAGCTGGAGTGTGATGGACACATTGAGAATGGTTTCAGGATGAAGTTCTTGACTTGGTATAGTCTAAGATCGACAGACCAGGAGCGTAGGGCTGTGACCACATTCATCAAGACACTAAGTGAAGAACCAAGCAGCCTGGCTGAGCAGCTCATCGATTCTTTCGGGGAAATCATAAACTGCAAGAAGGCGAGAACCGGTTACTGCAACAAGCTATGGCATTAG